CTCCAGGTCCTGCGGCGCGGAGTCGGGCACCACCGTGACGAACGCGGTGTCGCCGCTGTTGTTGTACGTCACCGGGCCTGCCTGCGCGACGCCTTCGGTGGTGCGCAGTGCGGCGGGCAGGGAGTCCAGCGCGAGCCGGTCGTCGGCGCCGTCGAGCCGGGCGGCGACGGTCAGGGGCCCGTTGACGCCGGGGCCGAAGCCGTCGGCGAGCAGGTCGTACGCCTGCCGGGTGGTGGAGGAGGCGGGGTTGTTGCCCTGGTCGGAGGTGCCCAGGTGCAGGCCGAGGGCGGGCAGGGCGAGGACGGCCATCACGGCCGCGGCGACGGCGCCGAGCAGTCTGGGGTGCCGTTCGACGAAGGCCGACCAGCGTGCCGCGAAGCCGGTGGCCGTTTCGGGCCGGGGGCCGTGTTCCGCGAGCCTTCGCCTCTCGCGCCGGCCGAGCGCCCGCATGCCGATGAAGGAGAGCAGGGCGGGCAGCAGGGTCACGGCCGCCGCGACGGTCAGGAGCACGGTGACCGAGGCGGCGATCGCGACGCCGTCGAGGAAGCCGAGCCGCAGGACCAGCATGCCCAGCAGGGCGACGCAGACGGTGGCCCCGGCGAACACGACGGCGCGTCCGGTGGTGGCGACGGCGTTCCGCGCGGCGTCGTGGACGGACAGTCCGCGGCGGAGCCCCTGCCGGTGCCGGGTGACGACGAACAGCGCGTAGTCGATGCCGACGCCCAGGCCGACGAGCATGCCGAGCATCGGGGCGAAGTCGGCGACGGTCATCACATGGCCGAGCAGCACGATCCCGGCGTAGGCGGTGCCGACGGAGACGAGGGCGGTGGCGATGGGCAGCAGGCTGGCGGCGAGGGACCCGAAGGCGAGGAAGAGCACGACCGCGGCGACGGCCACGCCGATGGCCTCGCTGAGGTGGAGGGCGGGTGCCTCGGTGAGGGCGACGGCGGTGCCGCCGAGTTCGACCCGGAGCCCGTCCGTCTGCGCCGCCTTCGCGGTGTCCACGAGCGCCTGTGCCTGGTCCCGGGTGATGTCCTCGACGCGCTGGTCGAAGGTGACGGTGGCGTAGGCGGTGCGGCCGTCCGCGCTGACCAGTCCGGTGTCCGCGTCCCCGTACGGGCCGGTGACGGCGCCCACTCCG
This DNA window, taken from Streptomyces nitrosporeus, encodes the following:
- a CDS encoding MMPL family transporter codes for the protein MAAIARWCLAHRLATVLIWLFALGGTAAAAGFAGSAYTDDYDVPGTEAGRAGEILQEGFTRLGGDTDTVVWHTTGSSVYATDVERTMTRTLEEIRELPGVGAVTGPYGDADTGLVSADGRTAYATVTFDQRVEDITRDQAQALVDTAKAAQTDGLRVELGGTAVALTEAPALHLSEAIGVAVAAVVLFLAFGSLAASLLPIATALVSVGTAYAGIVLLGHVMTVADFAPMLGMLVGLGVGIDYALFVVTRHRQGLRRGLSVHDAARNAVATTGRAVVFAGATVCVALLGMLVLRLGFLDGVAIAASVTVLLTVAAAVTLLPALLSFIGMRALGRRERRRLAEHGPRPETATGFAARWSAFVERHPRLLGAVAAAVMAVLALPALGLHLGTSDQGNNPASSTTRQAYDLLADGFGPGVNGPLTVAARLDGADDRLALDSLPAALRTTEGVAQAGPVTYNNSGDTAFVTVVPDSAPQDLETSELVDRLREEVLPPVRDGTSLELRVGGVTAGYDDFADVVVGKVPLFVGVVIALGCLLLLLAFRSFAIPLKAALMNVAAVAASFGVVVAVFQWGWGSELLGLGSAGPVEPFLPVIMVSVLFGLSMDYQVFLVGRMYEEWRETGDNRRAVRVGLAETGRVINSAAVIMISVFLAFVLSGDRVIAMFGIALAAAVALDAFVLRTLLVPALMHLLGGANWWLPRGLDRLLPRISIEPPDAVVPRARIPGDRTDGEPRVAQRVR